In Ignavibacteriales bacterium, the genomic stretch GGGTTACGGATACGATTCACTAAAGGCGGATTTAAATAGATGGGGTAAAAGACCATTTGTAAAAATAGATTCGATAGGTGCAACGGTACAAAGTAGAACTATGTTTATGCTGACAATTCAGGATACTTCTGCAACAGCTACACCGAGGAAAAGGATTTGGATTCATGCACGAACACATCCGAATGAAGTACAGGGAACTTGGGTTACAAATGAGATTATAAAATTTCTTTTATCGGATTCTTTATTGGGCAAAAGGCTACTTGATAGTTGTGTGTTTAACATTGTTCCAATGTATAATCCAGATGGAGTAGAGTTAGGTAAGGGGAGAGAGAATGCGAATGGAATAGACATAGAAAGTAATTGGGACAAAAATCCATCGCAGGCAGAGGTTCAGGTTTTACGCAATACTTTTATCAAATTAATGGCTCAGCCAAATCCAATTCTTGTAGCATTAAATATGCATTCTTCTTATTCCTGTGAAAGATATTTTGTTTTTCACGATTCCACGGGAACGACAAATGAATTTGCCCGGCAGCAGCGGAAGTTTATTAATCTTGTACGGAATTATTCACCGAATAATTTTCAAACATGGGATTACCTGGTAAGCTGGGTTGGAACTCCTTCAACAAAGTATCCTGAAAGCTGGTTCTGGCAAAATCACCGCGAGAAAGTTCTTGCACTTACTTATGAAGATATGAATTGTACTGAAAACGGAAAGTACAATATAACTGCTGTTGCAATACTTAATGGCATTGCAAATTATTTGGAAGT encodes the following:
- a CDS encoding M14 family zinc carboxypeptidase codes for the protein MKKACLYFFILIAITQFYNLHAQERNIIDPCGFPDTSDFSFQLKALGNWGYGYDSLKADLNRWGKRPFVKIDSIGATVQSRTMFMLTIQDTSATATPRKRIWIHARTHPNEVQGTWVTNEIIKFLLSDSLLGKRLLDSCVFNIVPMYNPDGVELGKGRENANGIDIESNWDKNPSQAEVQVLRNTFIKLMAQPNPILVALNMHSSYSCERYFVFHDSTGTTNEFARQQRKFINLVRNYSPNNFQTWDYLVSWVGTPSTKYPESWFWQNHREKVLALTYEDMNCTENGKYNITAVAILNGIANYLEVGNVNVGVFASNLKAESFQLSQNYPNPFNSITNIQFHINSESIVSFRIYDILGREVALLINDRMNPGSYQVKWDAGTLASGIYFCKMNAGEFTRTIKLILNK